Proteins from one Polynucleobacter wuianus genomic window:
- a CDS encoding LD-carboxypeptidase, whose product MKSIHLIAPSGACLDEKSPLAGIAWLKDQGIAIHNPDCVHRVHERFAGSDVQRLNELNQLATLDPQQTAMAMRGGYGIHRLLPNIEWNAIAQAIKNGLQICGHSDFTTFELGLLAKTGAITLSGPMLNYDFGKIDEAGKAIAPDEFMWKHFLSAVQDRKLDCVIHSKQVFLGQASSGVKAGMLWGGNLTVLASLIGTPYLPSLSQTKGGILFLEDVNEHPYRLERTLMQLLDAGVLGNQSAILLGGFSAYRLYENDKGYTLERAIEMIRERLPKDIPVLTDLPFGHQANKLTLPVGANASLDYSATGFTLKASW is encoded by the coding sequence TTGAAATCTATCCATCTCATTGCACCGTCTGGTGCTTGCTTAGACGAGAAAAGTCCCTTGGCTGGTATTGCTTGGCTTAAAGATCAGGGGATTGCGATTCATAATCCTGATTGCGTGCATCGTGTTCACGAGCGTTTTGCAGGAAGTGATGTCCAGCGATTAAATGAGCTGAATCAATTAGCTACATTAGATCCGCAGCAAACTGCTATGGCAATGCGTGGAGGCTATGGCATTCATCGCCTACTACCTAATATTGAATGGAACGCGATTGCTCAGGCAATAAAGAATGGTCTACAGATTTGTGGACATAGCGATTTCACAACTTTTGAGCTTGGTCTCTTGGCTAAAACTGGTGCCATCACTTTATCTGGCCCTATGCTCAATTACGATTTTGGAAAAATTGATGAGGCTGGCAAAGCGATTGCCCCGGACGAGTTTATGTGGAAGCATTTCTTGTCCGCAGTGCAGGATCGAAAATTAGATTGCGTTATTCATTCAAAGCAAGTCTTCTTAGGTCAAGCAAGCTCAGGTGTTAAGGCTGGAATGCTTTGGGGCGGTAATCTGACGGTGCTTGCGAGTCTCATCGGCACCCCATATTTGCCCTCATTAAGCCAAACAAAAGGCGGTATTTTGTTCTTGGAGGATGTAAATGAGCATCCCTATCGCCTTGAGAGAACTCTGATGCAATTATTGGATGCCGGAGTACTTGGCAATCAATCGGCAATATTGTTAGGCGGCTTCTCGGCATATCGTTTGTATGAGAACGATAAGGGTTATACGCTTGAACGTGCAATTGAGATGATTCGAGAGCGCTTGCCAAAAGACATTCCAGTATTGACTGACTTACCGTTTGGTCATCAGGCTAATAAGTTGACCTTGCCTGTTGGCGCAAACGCAAGCCTCGATTACAGCGCTACAGGATTTACTCTTAAAGCAAGTTGGTAA
- a CDS encoding SOUL family heme-binding protein yields MAIEEPKYTVLEKTPPFELRSYAPMILAEVQLEGDLDEASSQGFRLIAAYIFGQNQVSEKIAMTAPVAVEEQAVKSAKIAMTAPVNIESNAGQWTVSFVMPSEYTMETLPKPLNSKVQLRQIPAVKRAVITFSGFYNSQKVAEKTLELEEWMKTKNLQATGAPKFARYNPPWTLPFMRRNEVMIDVRD; encoded by the coding sequence ATGGCGATCGAAGAACCAAAATACACCGTTCTCGAAAAGACGCCCCCATTTGAGCTTCGCTCTTATGCGCCTATGATTTTGGCTGAGGTTCAGCTTGAAGGCGATCTAGATGAGGCCTCAAGCCAGGGCTTTAGACTAATTGCTGCTTATATCTTTGGGCAGAATCAGGTAAGTGAAAAAATTGCCATGACTGCGCCAGTTGCGGTAGAAGAGCAAGCCGTAAAAAGCGCCAAGATAGCCATGACTGCGCCAGTCAACATTGAGAGCAATGCTGGTCAATGGACAGTTTCCTTTGTGATGCCCTCTGAATACACCATGGAAACTTTACCCAAGCCATTAAATTCAAAAGTACAGCTCAGGCAAATTCCTGCAGTAAAGAGGGCTGTTATTACCTTCTCTGGTTTTTATAACAGCCAAAAGGTGGCTGAGAAGACGCTTGAGCTAGAGGAGTGGATGAAGACCAAAAATCTGCAAGCTACTGGGGCACCTAAATTTGCTCGCTATAACCCGCCTTGGACCTTGCCATTCATGCGGCGTAATGAGGTCATGATTGATGTGCGTGACTAG
- a CDS encoding 23S rRNA (adenine(2030)-N(6))-methyltransferase RlmJ translates to MFSYRHAFHAGSHADILKHLTLVHLVEYLQEKPVALTIVDTHAGAGIYSLQDGFATVSKEAEGGIFRLMKFKEAGNPIPESIQKYLDYIEAENTAEELNTYPGSPFILARLLRPQDRLKLFELHPKEIDILRHNIDELECAKQIDVYAVDSFSRLKGLLPPPSRRGLVLIDPSYEDKQDYRYLEEAIEEALQRFATGCYAIWYPILSRRESAALPDRMKKICALHIRSWLHAELRVENAPRERRLQASGMFILNPPWTLEKHLAEALPVITKALGIDGGAQFLLKSFEA, encoded by the coding sequence ATGTTTAGCTATCGACATGCGTTTCATGCCGGCAGTCATGCTGACATTCTGAAGCATCTCACCCTAGTTCATCTAGTAGAGTATTTGCAGGAGAAACCCGTTGCGTTAACAATAGTTGATACTCATGCTGGCGCTGGCATTTATAGCCTTCAAGATGGTTTTGCAACCGTGAGCAAAGAAGCTGAAGGCGGAATATTTCGCTTGATGAAGTTCAAAGAAGCGGGCAACCCCATTCCAGAGAGTATTCAAAAATATTTGGACTATATTGAAGCGGAAAATACTGCTGAAGAGCTCAATACCTACCCTGGATCCCCATTCATCTTGGCTCGACTTCTGAGACCACAAGATCGCCTAAAGTTATTTGAGCTACACCCTAAAGAGATTGATATTCTTCGCCACAATATTGACGAATTAGAATGCGCAAAGCAAATCGATGTTTACGCAGTAGATAGCTTTAGCAGACTTAAAGGTTTACTACCGCCACCAAGTAGGCGCGGTCTTGTGCTGATTGACCCTTCATATGAAGACAAACAAGACTATCGTTATCTTGAAGAGGCTATTGAAGAAGCATTACAGCGCTTCGCTACTGGCTGTTATGCAATCTGGTATCCGATTCTTTCTAGAAGAGAATCAGCCGCTCTGCCCGATCGCATGAAAAAGATTTGTGCTCTGCATATACGTTCCTGGCTTCACGCCGAACTTCGAGTTGAGAATGCGCCTAGAGAGCGACGTCTACAAGCTAGTGGCATGTTCATCCTTAATCCACCATGGACTCTTGAAAAGCATCTGGCTGAAGCACTTCCAGTAATTACTAAAGCCTTGGGTATTGATGGTGGAGCGCAGTTCCTACTGAAGAGTTTTGAAGCCTAA